The Streptomyces laurentii genome contains a region encoding:
- a CDS encoding BAU86245.1 (identified by MetaGeneAnnotator; putative), protein MTDPRSKLNSFTPHGSRPDRAIPYGRKDDMVGDVSDADTTDSTDKRGGDRG, encoded by the coding sequence GTGACGGACCCCCGCTCTAAGCTGAACTCATTCACGCCGCACGGATCGAGGCCCGACCGGGCGATTCCGTACGGCCGCAAGGACGACATGGTCGGCGACGTCAGTGACGCCGACACCACCGACAGCACGGACAAGAGGGGCGGGGACCGAGGGTGA